In Rutidosis leptorrhynchoides isolate AG116_Rl617_1_P2 chromosome 2, CSIRO_AGI_Rlap_v1, whole genome shotgun sequence, one genomic interval encodes:
- the LOC139891180 gene encoding small ubiquitin-related modifier 1-like — MSGVNNDEDKKPGAGDQGVHINLKVKGQDGNEVFFRIKRSTQLKKLMNAYCDRQSVELNSIAFLFDGRRLRGEQTPDELEMEEGDEIDAMLHQTGGNSGDLWM, encoded by the exons ATGTCAGGAGTCAACAACGATGAAGACAAGAAGCCCGGCGCCGGTGATCAAGGTGTCCATATTAATTTGAAAGTCAAAGGCCAG GATGGTAATGAAGTTTTCTTTAGGATCAAAAGGAGCACACAATTGAAGAAGCTTATGAATGCATACTGTGACCGACAATCTGTTGAGCTCAATTCTATTGCGTTCTTGTTTGATGGGCGTCGTCTTCGAGGGGAGCAGACTCCTGATGAG CTGGAAATGGAAGAAGGTGATGAGATAGATGCAATGCTTCATCAAACAGGAGGCAACTCTGGTGATCTTTGGATGTAG
- the LOC139888096 gene encoding uncharacterized protein, with protein sequence MVFLPSKGCYDIVDPLSQAVLAGDGYPLTIDNVNSLLNYCDQSSSWEVENKHTKPMVWIGIYIAVASIVCIIAMGADLLHGFKNKKMWFPSKYFTLNAASLILITVAMKLPVDLSGLMPGNFDQATKLGSMAFLCIMMANLMPSLASMDNETLLANVIGLAILVITIVVNICIEISTGVIHKSLDNYSRTKYSLNLNYKILAYIYVAMLLWLLIIIISSAITISSSKEILEFKYQAAGKRALDDHDNLTFMVEKLRQYIRRYWVMAESGSPQFVMATNQLSSTSGIICVIVLVMDLYMTLGLRSHSYVAYHGLIDLFVPKPKWGSDYKWSVCFIIITQLLGIVVGSVAPIFRCFTVLNFNLFTKENKNHFMVFKVEMYWIQKLCDWKESHVTFLSGGSWSWYITLVRNLKNRFLELCIRIQKVIVVSSKMIGLIPIVLSILVMYCSYSWKTLVTIIMQLPIVPEDDDVNKVLRDYVLQLDNETELGDKTLKRISNAVNNLIQEVEKKQSKDLLMLLDSFNGFKGVENFDSDEVEPLTSVKLVNSWSLPVVTLTCIAISLPNISKIEVDRLLKNVRESLVCMHMVEEKVNNTCEYGNIRKATITLWHEVEEKGTWLENTIKKGALRGKTSVEVLEWFANKAKEIVLEINKTTNGDVMVNTPKNLILANSMYRTTHAILFNYQMKVKMVNEYELFALLSSMIADILYACFTNIPRVIETKCCESDIERRESSVTDAAKLFGRTEEILKRLKVYKKPILCKHMTTKMLLTILQANPRIGDDLSPVKIFSVPGVMSFAVKEPAVSPMVSCSMNRDKTEGSRQGDVSIAGPSACALEARDGLTLPDVREADATNVPASNNAGFFEFMKNFDGPQVECKRISTKSISRPKKGKNGKVNGKELRNFNVDGI encoded by the exons ATGGTGTTTCTTCCATCAAAAGGTTGTTACGATATTGTAGACCCTTTATCTCAAGCAGTATTAGCAGGCGATGGATATCCACTCACAATCGATAACGTGAATTCCTTGCTTAATTATTGTGACCAGTCAAGTTCATGGGAAGTTGAGAACAAGCACACTAAACCTATGGTGTGGATTGGCATTTACATTGCAGTAGCATCAATCGTCTGCATTATTGCAATGGGAGCTGATTTGCTACATGGtttcaaaaataaaaaaatgtGGTTTCCATCTAAATATTTTACACTTAATGCTGCTTCACTCATATTGATAACTGTCGCTATGAAATTGCCTGTGGATCTGAGTGGTTTGATGCCTGGTAACTTTGACCAAGCAACCAAGTTAGGAAGTATGGCCTTCTTGTGCATAATGATGGCTAACTTAATGCCTTCTTTGGCATCTATGGACAACGAGACACTTCTTGCAAATGTCATAGGTTTGGCTATTCTCGTTATCACTATTGTTGTGAATATTTGCATTGAGATTAGTACCGGTGTTATACATAAGTCTCTGGATAATTATTCAAGAACTAAGTATAGCCTTAATCTGAATTATAAGATATTGGCATACATTTACGTGGCTATGCTACTCtggttattaataatcataatttcTTCGGCTATAACAATTTCTTCCTCTAAAGAAATTTTAGAATTCAAATATCAAGCTGCAGGAAAAAGAGCTCTAGACGATCATGATAACTTAACGTTTATGGTTGAAAAACTTAGGCAATATATTAGAAGATATTGGGTTATGGCAGAAAGTGGTAgccctcaatttgttatggcaacTAACCAGTTATCATCTACTTCTGGCATAATTTGTGTAATTGTTCTAGTCATGGATCTATATATGACACTAGGGTTGAGAAGTCATTCATACGTGGCTTATCATGGTCTAATAGATTTGTTTGTGCCAAAACCTAAGTGGGGGTCGGATTATAAATGGTCAGTGTGTTTTATCATAATAACACAACTATTAGGGATTGTAGTTGGTAGTGTTGCGCCGATATTTCGGTGTTTTACAGTTTTGAACTTCAATTTGTTCACAAAAGAGAATAAGAACCATTTCATGGTCTTCAAAGTAGAGATGTATTGGATACAGAAGTTGTGTGATTGGAAAGAAAGTCATGTTACTTTTCTATCGGGTGGTTCTTGGTCTTGGTATATAACTCTTGTCCGCAATTTGAAAAATCGCTTTTTAGAACTTTGCATTCGTATTCAGAAAGTTATTGTTGTATCAAGCAAAATGATTGGGCTTATTCCAATAGTCCTTTCGATTTTAGTCATGTATTGTTCATATAGTTGGAAGACGTTAGTGACAATCATAATGCAGCTACCTATTGTCCCAGAAGATGATGATGTAAACAAAGTCCTTCGTGATTATGTATTACAACTTGATAATGAGACGGAGCTTGGAGATAAGACGTTGAAACGCATTTCAAACGCTGTCAATAACTTGATCCAAGAGGTTGAGAAGAAACAAAGCAAAGATCTTTTAATGTTGCTCGACAGTTTTAATGGATTTAAGGGAGTAGAGAATTTTGACAGTGATGAAGTTGAACCTCTAACTTCTGTTAAACTTGTTAATAGTTGGAGCTTACCGGTAGTGACTTTAACATGCATTGCCATTTCTCTCCCTAATATTTCTAAAATCGAAGTTGATAGGTTGCTAAAAAATGTTCGCGAAAGTCTTGTGTGTATGCATATGGTGGAGGAAAAAGTCAATAATACATGCGAATATGGAAATATTCGAAAGGCTACTATAACCTTGTGGCATGAGGTTGAAGAGAAGGGCACGTGGTTGGAAAATACTATCAAAAAAGGTGCTTTAAGAGGAAAAACATCTGTAGAAGTTCTTGAATGGTTTgctaataaagcgaaagaaatagTTTTAGAAATCAATAAAACTACGAATGGAGACGTAATGGTGAACACACCTAAGAACTTGATTCTTGCGAATTCAATGTATCGTACTACACATGCCATTTTGTTCAACTACCAAATGAAGGTTAAAATGGTCAACGAATATGAGTTGTTTGCGCTTTTATCTAGCATGATTGCAGACATATTATATGCTTGCTTCACCAATATACCTCGAGTCATAGAGACGAAGTGTTGTGAAAGCGATATAGAGAGAAGGGAAAGTAGTGTCACTGACGCTGCTAAATTGTTTGGTAGAACGGAAGAGATACTAAAAAGATTGAAAGTGT ataagaaaccaATACTATGTAAACACATGACAACCAAAATGTTGTTAACAATATTG CAAGCTAATCCACGAATAGGGGACGATTTGTCTCCGGTAAAGATCTTTTCTGTTCCGGGGGTCATGTCTTTTGCTGTTAAAGAGCCTGCCGTTTCGCCAATGGTTTCCTGTTCTATGAATCGTGATAAAACAGAAGGTTCACGTCAAG GTGATGTTTCCATTGCTGGACCTTCTGCATGTGCACTCGAGGCAAGGGATGGTCTTACTTTACCGGACGTTCGTGAGGCCGATGCTACTAACGTTCCAGCGAGCAATAATGCGGGTTTTTTTGAATTCATGAAGAATTTTGATGGTCCTCAAGTGGAATGCAAGCGTATTAGTACCAAATCGATTTCGAGACCTAAGAAAGGGAAAAACGGGAAAGTCAATGGGAAAGAGCTCCGCAACTTTAATGTGGATGggatttga